The Acidobacteriota bacterium genome has a segment encoding these proteins:
- a CDS encoding NAD+ synthase produces the protein MKIALLQCNPTVGDFEKNVRLIEEGLSRARKRGVKVAAFPELAVTGYPPQDLLLGRDFVRANLRAARRAARATRGETAIFGFVEEARGRLYNAAAVATGGRIVAVRRKCILPNYDVFDEKRYFSPGPHPEPVRSGKNLLGVHICEDLWDREAQLKVADVLAREGAEFFVNISASPFHLGKLAARTRLARAKSRRFGVPYLYVNLVGGQDEILFDGRSFALDGKGRLCALGSAFEEDMLVVDTGRLRPIRPRPAPRAEKLYRALVMGVRDYVRKNGFREVVLGLSGGVDSSLVACLAADALGPRNVLGVLMPSRFTSRASVEDARALARNLKIRTATLSIEETVELNRRQYGAVFGGLRRRVTDENLQARERGKILMQIANDRGALVLSTGNKTELAMGYCTLYGDMTGGLAAISDLNKLEVYRLARWRNARKGRLRRPVIPRRVLTRAPTAELAAGQKDEDSLPPYATLVPIVDAYVEDGKGVGEIAAMGYERALVRRVLNRIRRNEYKRRQAPPGLKVTPRAFGIGRRVPITNGYRS, from the coding sequence ATGAAAATCGCGCTCCTGCAGTGCAACCCGACGGTGGGGGACTTCGAGAAAAACGTGCGCCTCATAGAGGAGGGGCTCTCCCGCGCGCGGAAGCGCGGGGTGAAAGTGGCGGCCTTTCCGGAGCTTGCGGTGACGGGCTATCCGCCGCAGGACCTTCTGCTCGGCCGCGACTTCGTCCGGGCGAACCTCCGGGCGGCGCGGCGGGCGGCGCGGGCGACGCGCGGGGAGACGGCGATATTCGGCTTCGTCGAGGAGGCGCGCGGCCGCCTCTACAACGCCGCGGCCGTCGCCACCGGCGGGCGCATCGTCGCCGTGCGCCGCAAATGCATTCTTCCCAACTACGACGTCTTCGACGAGAAGCGTTACTTCTCCCCCGGCCCGCACCCGGAGCCGGTCCGGTCGGGCAAAAACCTCCTCGGCGTCCACATCTGCGAAGACCTCTGGGACCGGGAAGCGCAGCTCAAGGTGGCGGACGTCCTCGCGCGCGAGGGCGCGGAATTCTTCGTGAACATTTCGGCCTCGCCCTTTCACCTCGGGAAGCTGGCCGCTCGCACGCGCCTCGCGCGCGCCAAGAGCCGGCGCTTCGGTGTGCCCTACCTTTACGTGAATCTGGTGGGGGGGCAGGACGAGATCCTTTTCGACGGGCGGAGCTTTGCGCTCGACGGCAAGGGCCGCCTCTGCGCCCTGGGCTCCGCCTTCGAGGAAGACATGCTCGTGGTGGACACCGGGCGCCTGCGCCCCATCAGGCCCCGCCCGGCGCCGCGCGCCGAGAAGCTCTACCGCGCCCTGGTCATGGGCGTCCGCGACTACGTGCGCAAGAACGGTTTCCGCGAGGTGGTGCTCGGGCTGAGCGGCGGCGTCGACTCGTCGCTCGTCGCCTGCCTTGCGGCGGACGCCCTAGGCCCCCGGAACGTCCTCGGCGTTCTCATGCCCTCGCGCTTCACGTCGCGCGCGAGCGTCGAGGACGCGCGGGCGCTCGCGCGGAACCTCAAGATCCGCACCGCCACGCTCTCCATAGAGGAGACGGTCGAGTTGAACCGACGGCAGTACGGCGCGGTCTTCGGCGGCTTGCGGCGCCGCGTCACGGACGAGAATCTCCAGGCGCGGGAGCGCGGAAAAATTCTCATGCAGATCGCAAACGACCGCGGCGCCCTGGTCCTCTCCACGGGCAACAAGACGGAGCTCGCCATGGGCTACTGCACGCTCTACGGCGACATGACGGGCGGCCTCGCCGCCATCTCCGACCTGAACAAGCTAGAGGTCTACCGCCTCGCGCGCTGGCGCAACGCCCGCAAGGGCCGCCTGAGGAGGCCCGTCATTCCGCGCCGCGTGTTGACCAGGGCGCCCACGGCGGAGCTTGCGGCCGGGCAGAAGGACGAGGACTCGCTTCCGCCCTACGCAACGCTCGTGCCCATCGTGGACGCCTACGTCGAGGACGGCAAAGGCGTGGGCGAGATTGCCGCCATGGGCTACGAGCGCGCCCTCGTGCGGCGGGTCCTCAACCGCATCCGCCGGAACGAGTACAAGCGCCGCCAGGCCCCCCCCGGACTCAAGGTTACCCCCAGGGCCTTCGGCATCGGAAGGCGCGTTCCCATCACGAACGGCTACCGGTCGTAG
- a CDS encoding DUF92 domain-containing protein — translation MTAGEFLRKILHIGLGASALLLAHLPWWGAAAACLGGFFFSYYVLPRLTARRLERPEEHGFPVGMYAYPLSLGLLCLLFPNRLEVVAVAFGMMAFGDGAATLAGLLVGGPAVPWNFEKRWSGFAAFWLFGTLSSGVLYAYVAEGRWTPWSGATWLFVAATAAVAAFVESYPSGLDDNIVVPIAAALFFYSLDSAVDASAFSWEFLRVFVHPFLEGVVAVGVVAVLARALRLVSRSGWLGGWILGIIVYAAAGWRGFLTLLAFFALATAATRFGYARKAAVGVAQERGGRRGAKHALANCGVGVWLSLCAAATVFSPDESALWKIALVASFATALFDTLGTEIGQALGRTPVLLTRWRVVAPGTEGAVSLEGTAAGAAGALLLAGFAWLVGLIPGAGVAAVFGGAFGGAVLESLLGERLPRERVDNEFLNFVNTAVGAAIAYALGVAIL, via the coding sequence ATGACGGCCGGAGAATTTCTCCGAAAAATTTTGCACATCGGCCTGGGCGCCTCCGCCCTCCTTCTGGCGCACCTTCCGTGGTGGGGCGCCGCGGCGGCCTGCCTGGGCGGATTCTTTTTCAGCTATTACGTCCTTCCGCGGCTCACGGCGCGGCGCCTCGAGCGGCCGGAGGAGCACGGCTTTCCCGTGGGCATGTACGCCTACCCCCTCTCGCTCGGCCTCCTGTGCCTCCTGTTTCCGAATCGTCTCGAGGTCGTGGCCGTGGCGTTCGGCATGATGGCGTTCGGGGACGGGGCCGCGACGCTCGCGGGGCTGCTCGTGGGCGGACCCGCCGTTCCCTGGAACTTCGAAAAACGCTGGAGCGGGTTCGCGGCGTTCTGGCTTTTCGGCACGCTCTCAAGCGGCGTCCTCTACGCCTACGTGGCCGAGGGCCGGTGGACGCCGTGGAGCGGCGCGACGTGGCTGTTCGTGGCCGCGACGGCGGCGGTCGCGGCCTTTGTGGAAAGCTACCCCTCGGGACTTGACGACAACATCGTGGTGCCCATAGCGGCGGCACTCTTCTTCTACAGCCTCGATTCCGCCGTGGACGCTTCGGCGTTTTCGTGGGAGTTTTTGCGCGTGTTCGTCCATCCCTTTCTCGAGGGCGTCGTCGCGGTGGGCGTCGTGGCGGTGCTCGCCCGCGCACTTCGGCTCGTGAGCCGGAGCGGATGGCTCGGCGGATGGATTCTGGGAATCATCGTTTACGCCGCCGCGGGCTGGCGGGGATTCCTGACGCTCCTCGCGTTTTTCGCCCTCGCGACGGCCGCGACCCGCTTCGGCTACGCCCGCAAGGCCGCGGTGGGTGTCGCACAGGAGCGAGGCGGGAGGCGCGGCGCGAAGCACGCGCTCGCCAACTGCGGCGTCGGGGTGTGGCTCTCGCTCTGCGCGGCCGCGACGGTTTTCTCGCCCGACGAGAGCGCGCTCTGGAAGATAGCCCTCGTCGCCTCGTTCGCCACGGCGCTCTTCGACACGCTCGGCACGGAGATCGGGCAGGCCCTCGGCCGCACGCCCGTCCTGCTAACGAGGTGGCGCGTCGTCGCGCCCGGGACCGAGGGCGCCGTCTCGCTCGAGGGCACGGCGGCCGGCGCGGCGGGCGCTCTTCTCCTCGCGGGCTTCGCGTGGCTCGTCGGGCTCATTCCCGGCGCGGGCGTCGCGGCCGTGTTCGGCGGGGCCTTCGGCGGCGCGGTGCTCGAGAGCCTCCTCGGCGAGCGGCTGCCCCGGGAGCGAGTGGACAACGAATTCTTGAACTTCGTAAACACCGCCGTGGGCGCGGCGATCGCGTATGCCCTAGGCGTTGCAATCTTGTAA
- a CDS encoding NAD-dependent epimerase/dehydratase family protein, producing MKKILVTGGTGFLGRRLLEKLAARGDVPVRAMVRDPARADFSRNVEVVRGDMLEPMTIDAALEGVSRVFHCASLVKVWVKDEALFDRVNVEGFAHLLRYARARGVERVLYTSSFMALGPTDGKTADEETPYPSEHRPRGGYERTKFIAEALARQAVRDGLDLRSVYPGVIYGPGPMTDANLLGGILLRFFRKKLPGIVGPGDRRWCCAYVEDVVEGMLRAMERGAAGGRYILGGENRTLAEVFRLVKAWTGRKPPRRIPYFLADLVGYAKWARAEIFKKPPDLVPSVVEIFRHEWAYESARARRELDYRVTPFEEGLRRTLEWLRDAHDLPFSLAPAAPSSQSR from the coding sequence ATGAAAAAAATCCTCGTCACCGGCGGCACGGGCTTCCTCGGGCGGCGCCTGCTGGAGAAGCTGGCGGCGCGCGGCGACGTGCCCGTGCGCGCCATGGTGCGCGACCCCGCGCGGGCCGATTTTTCCCGAAACGTCGAAGTGGTGCGCGGCGACATGCTGGAGCCCATGACCATCGACGCCGCCCTCGAGGGCGTCTCCCGCGTGTTCCACTGCGCGTCGCTCGTCAAGGTGTGGGTCAAGGACGAAGCGCTCTTCGACCGGGTCAACGTCGAGGGCTTCGCGCACCTCCTGCGCTACGCGCGAGCCCGCGGCGTCGAGCGGGTGCTCTACACGTCGTCGTTCATGGCGCTGGGTCCCACGGACGGGAAGACGGCGGACGAAGAGACGCCCTACCCTTCGGAGCACCGCCCCCGCGGAGGCTACGAGCGCACCAAGTTCATTGCCGAGGCGCTTGCGCGCCAGGCCGTGCGCGACGGCCTCGACCTCCGAAGCGTCTATCCGGGCGTGATCTACGGCCCCGGCCCCATGACGGACGCCAATCTCCTGGGAGGAATCCTCCTGCGCTTTTTCCGGAAAAAACTTCCGGGCATCGTCGGCCCGGGCGACAGGCGCTGGTGCTGCGCCTACGTCGAGGACGTGGTGGAAGGGATGCTCCGGGCGATGGAGCGCGGCGCGGCGGGCGGGCGTTACATCCTGGGCGGCGAGAACCGGACGCTTGCCGAGGTGTTTCGCCTGGTGAAGGCGTGGACGGGCCGCAAGCCTCCGCGGCGCATCCCATATTTCCTGGCCGACCTGGTCGGCTACGCCAAGTGGGCGCGGGCCGAGATATTCAAGAAGCCGCCCGACCTGGTTCCGTCGGTGGTGGAAATTTTCCGGCATGAATGGGCCTATGAGAGCGCGCGCGCCCGGCGCGAGCTCGACTATCGCGTGACGCCCTTCGAGGAAGGGCTGCGGCGGACGCTCGAGTGGCTGCGCGACGCCCACGACCTTCCGTTTTCGCTTGCTCCAGCCGCTCCATCGAGTCAAAGTAGATAA
- the nrdR gene encoding transcriptional repressor NrdR: MKCPYCGHRDDRVIDSRETRAGEATRRRRECLSCKRRYTTYEHLEEIAYMVVKKDSRRERFNRKKLMEGLLKACEKRPVETRAIEAIADDVEAMLSERVDREVRAQEVGAFVMGRLQELDKVAYVRFASVYKDFQDPEEFVKEIHGILSDREAERTDGRADSRKKTTRRAPKSRNPGEP; the protein is encoded by the coding sequence ATGAAATGCCCTTACTGCGGCCACCGGGACGACCGGGTCATCGACTCGCGCGAGACGCGCGCGGGAGAGGCCACGCGCCGTAGGCGGGAGTGCCTCTCGTGCAAGCGGCGCTATACGACCTACGAGCACCTCGAGGAGATCGCCTACATGGTCGTCAAAAAGGACTCCCGCCGCGAGCGCTTCAACCGCAAAAAGCTGATGGAGGGACTCCTCAAGGCCTGCGAGAAGCGCCCAGTCGAGACGCGTGCCATCGAGGCCATCGCGGACGACGTCGAGGCGATGCTCTCGGAGCGCGTGGACCGCGAGGTGCGGGCGCAGGAGGTCGGCGCGTTCGTCATGGGGCGCCTGCAAGAGCTCGACAAGGTGGCCTACGTGCGCTTCGCCTCGGTCTACAAGGACTTCCAGGACCCGGAGGAATTCGTGAAGGAAATTCATGGAATCCTCTCGGACCGCGAGGCGGAGCGGACGGACGGCCGCGCCGATTCGCGAAAGAAGACGACGCGCCGCGCGCCAAAGAGCAGGAATCCGGGCGAGCCATGA
- a CDS encoding UbiA family prenyltransferase yields MERLRLYFELSRPFTLIAPFVGFWAAGLAAFGAHGLSLEKERVVPLVLGAVMAATLNVASNTVNQIFDLKIDAVNKPTRPLPAGTISLRAAWLFAAVFFALSLWLAWLAHPPEGGRECFLIVLAASLLVYAYSGPPFRTKRWGLLANLTIALPRGLLLPVSGWSAVATVRDGEPWFLGIVFGLFILGAATTKDFSDMEGDKAQGCITIPIRFGVRAAAWMTAPFLVFPFLLFPIGVATDVLRGHAAGLGAAGLLLALYGVYIAYLILRRPEALATESNHVSWKHMYLQMTVAQIGFAVCYLV; encoded by the coding sequence ATGGAACGTCTCCGCCTCTACTTCGAGCTCTCGCGCCCCTTCACGCTCATTGCGCCCTTCGTGGGGTTCTGGGCGGCGGGGCTCGCGGCGTTCGGGGCGCACGGCCTTTCGCTCGAGAAAGAACGCGTCGTCCCCCTCGTCCTGGGCGCCGTCATGGCGGCCACGCTGAACGTGGCCTCGAACACCGTCAACCAGATTTTCGACCTGAAAATAGACGCCGTCAACAAACCCACGCGCCCCCTGCCCGCGGGAACGATATCACTCCGCGCCGCGTGGCTCTTCGCCGCCGTCTTCTTCGCGCTCTCCCTCTGGCTCGCGTGGCTCGCGCACCCGCCGGAAGGGGGGCGCGAATGTTTCCTCATCGTGCTCGCGGCGTCGCTCCTCGTCTACGCCTACTCGGGGCCGCCGTTTCGCACGAAGCGCTGGGGTCTTTTAGCGAACCTCACCATAGCGCTCCCGCGCGGGCTTCTCCTGCCCGTCTCCGGATGGTCCGCGGTCGCCACCGTGCGGGACGGGGAGCCGTGGTTTCTGGGAATCGTTTTCGGGCTGTTCATCCTGGGCGCGGCGACGACGAAGGATTTTTCCGACATGGAAGGCGACAAGGCGCAAGGGTGCATCACGATTCCCATCCGCTTCGGCGTCAGGGCAGCGGCCTGGATGACCGCGCCGTTCCTCGTGTTCCCGTTCCTGCTTTTCCCCATCGGAGTGGCCACGGACGTTCTGCGCGGCCACGCGGCGGGGCTGGGCGCCGCCGGGCTTCTGCTTGCGCTCTACGGCGTCTACATCGCCTACCTCATCCTGCGCCGGCCCGAGGCGCTCGCCACCGAGTCGAACCACGTCTCGTGGAAGCACATGTACCTCCAGATGACCGTGGCGCAGATAGGCTTCGCCGTCTGCTATTTGGTGTGA
- a CDS encoding LPS-assembly protein LptD, with protein MHSLARALAVSSALLLFPSGTFLARPGEKAPELLPPEEAEWTLEAASQEQIGDELVAEGNVYLAYGSMRLQADRVTFNRETHVVGAEGNVVLFEGPQKITGDFLEMNLKDGTGNVYGAVAFDEPTYLFVGDRVKMLSRDRFILYKGFYTTCNQPTPYWGIRSSRAKVKLEGYARFRNLRLTARGAPVFYIPYWVWPIKRERTSGFLIPEPNYSEVKGFSIRNQFYWVLGRSTDATITYDYFEYFGQGGGLEFRFLTGPRSRGMFDGYIFEDADTGHHRHFARLEYNAQPWGGFFRVEGELASSLSYYRNFEYFLDTISTRRLTSRMFYSRTWKTYSLNTLAEREANFLSDDDAMVLLRLPELSLRRRLTPLWKNAPLFLSFEVFGTSLDKTTPILNRPCADCDDIDCSNGIDDDGDGFTDETNCADGADNDGDTLIDELDPLTEIVWDYERFVFRPVLSLPFQPGPWLSMNFRLRGFGTYYTHSVDPNDSRHLVEESLTHRYWQGETQILGPRFEKIFAERQKGYFSRFKHVIEPQVNYAYHARDEDIAGKNPTPIPRFDTYDSLSVFNHKLSYSLIQYFYGKPRGGSGSPAEIAKLSLRQEYSLNSERYLSRRYENAMEVEKSYFGPVNIGFRFYPLPHVGLDAGTVYDHMNQDFPSAQLTSRLDSPRGSHASLTWSMSRSVMTETTTSQQVRANAGVRFLDKRLTLQSEMNYDIERKVLQHQRHSFRYQNQCSTFIFDVIQKRLGILDDLEYRLIIELKDVGRILSI; from the coding sequence ATGCACTCACTGGCTCGCGCACTGGCTGTTTCGAGCGCGCTCCTTCTTTTCCCAAGCGGAACCTTCCTTGCCCGTCCCGGGGAAAAAGCACCGGAACTATTGCCGCCCGAGGAGGCCGAGTGGACGCTCGAAGCCGCCTCCCAGGAGCAGATCGGGGACGAGCTGGTTGCGGAGGGGAACGTCTACCTCGCCTACGGCTCCATGCGCCTCCAGGCCGACCGCGTCACGTTCAACCGCGAGACACACGTCGTCGGGGCCGAGGGCAACGTCGTCCTGTTTGAGGGACCCCAAAAGATTACCGGCGACTTTCTGGAGATGAATCTCAAGGACGGCACGGGCAACGTCTACGGCGCGGTGGCGTTCGACGAGCCGACGTATCTGTTTGTGGGTGACCGCGTCAAGATGCTCTCGCGCGATCGCTTCATCCTCTACAAGGGCTTCTACACGACCTGTAACCAGCCCACGCCCTACTGGGGCATTCGCTCCTCCCGGGCCAAGGTCAAGCTCGAAGGCTACGCCCGCTTCCGCAACCTGCGCCTCACGGCGCGCGGGGCCCCCGTGTTTTACATTCCCTATTGGGTATGGCCCATCAAGCGGGAACGCACGTCGGGCTTTCTTATCCCCGAACCGAATTATTCCGAGGTCAAGGGATTCTCGATCCGCAATCAATTCTACTGGGTGCTCGGGCGGAGCACGGACGCGACCATCACCTACGACTATTTCGAATACTTCGGCCAAGGCGGGGGACTCGAGTTCCGCTTCCTGACGGGTCCCCGCAGCAGGGGAATGTTCGACGGCTACATCTTCGAAGACGCAGACACGGGACACCACCGCCACTTCGCGCGCCTGGAATACAACGCGCAGCCGTGGGGCGGGTTCTTCCGCGTGGAAGGCGAGCTTGCGAGCAGCCTCAGTTACTACCGGAACTTCGAATATTTTCTAGATACCATTTCGACGCGCCGCCTCACGTCGCGCATGTTCTACTCGCGGACATGGAAAACTTACTCGCTCAACACCCTCGCGGAGCGGGAGGCCAACTTTCTTTCCGACGACGACGCCATGGTGCTCCTGCGCCTTCCGGAGCTGTCGCTCCGGCGCCGCCTCACGCCGCTTTGGAAGAACGCTCCCCTTTTCCTTTCCTTCGAGGTCTTCGGCACCTCCCTCGACAAGACCACGCCCATCCTTAACCGCCCCTGTGCCGATTGTGACGACATCGACTGTTCCAACGGTATTGACGACGACGGGGACGGCTTCACAGACGAGACCAATTGCGCCGACGGCGCTGACAACGACGGAGACACCTTGATAGACGAGCTTGATCCTCTCACCGAAATTGTCTGGGACTACGAGCGCTTCGTATTCCGCCCCGTGCTATCGCTTCCGTTTCAGCCGGGCCCCTGGCTCAGCATGAATTTCCGGCTGCGCGGCTTCGGCACCTACTACACGCATTCCGTGGACCCGAACGATTCACGGCACCTCGTGGAAGAGTCGCTCACCCATCGCTACTGGCAGGGGGAGACGCAGATCCTGGGGCCGCGCTTCGAGAAAATCTTTGCGGAGAGACAAAAGGGGTATTTTTCCCGCTTTAAGCATGTCATCGAGCCGCAGGTCAATTATGCCTACCATGCCCGCGATGAGGACATCGCCGGCAAGAACCCGACCCCGATCCCGCGCTTTGACACCTACGACTCGCTCTCCGTCTTCAACCACAAGCTCTCCTACAGCCTGATACAGTATTTCTACGGCAAACCACGGGGCGGCTCGGGGTCACCCGCGGAAATTGCGAAGCTCTCTCTCCGGCAAGAGTACTCTCTCAACAGCGAGCGCTACCTGAGCAGGCGCTATGAAAACGCAATGGAAGTTGAAAAAAGCTACTTCGGCCCCGTGAATATCGGCTTCCGCTTCTATCCGCTGCCCCATGTGGGCTTGGACGCGGGCACGGTGTACGACCATATGAATCAGGACTTTCCAAGCGCCCAGCTCACGAGCCGGCTTGACAGCCCCCGCGGAAGCCATGCGAGTCTCACCTGGAGCATGTCGCGCTCCGTGATGACCGAAACCACCACGAGCCAGCAGGTGCGCGCGAACGCGGGCGTGCGTTTTCTGGACAAGCGTTTGACGCTCCAGAGCGAAATGAATTACGACATCGAGCGCAAGGTGCTCCAGCACCAGCGCCACAGCTTCCGCTACCAAAACCAGTGCTCGACGTTCATTTTCGACGTCATCCAAAAGCGCCTGGGCATCTTAGACGACCTCGAATACCGCCTCATCATCGAGCTCAAGGACGTGGGGCGAATCCTGAGCATTTGA
- a CDS encoding leucine--tRNA ligase, whose product MTASYDPKTVEPKWQRRWEDSHAHTPDLADASDKLYCLVMFSYPSGEKLHIGHWYNYGPTDTWARFKRMQGRRIFEPMGFDAFGLPAENHAIKTGSHPKDLTEENTATMERQIQTIGAMYDWTRKVDTSKPDYYRWTQWVFLKLHERGLAYRKLAPVNWCPSCRTVLANEQVQGGVCERCESEATKKDLEQWFFKITDHAERLLKGLDTLDWPEKTLVMQRNWIGRSEGANLVFDLEGHDETLTVFTTRADTLFGATYMVLAPEHPFVDGITTGENRAAVEAYREQARRTSEIDRTSAEREKTGVFTGAYARNPVNGETIPVWIADYVLMGYGTGAIMAVPAHDERDFEFAKQFNLPIRQVIRPEDGAWDMEAQGAFVESGVMMNSKEFDGMPSEKGGKAVVAKLGRRKRGEETVHYRLRDWLISRQRYWGAPIPMLYCEACGIVPEKEENLPVLLPYEVDLSKSRSEKSPLAFAPSFVAAKCPACGGEARREVDTMDTFVDSSWYFLRYISPDLGEKPWDDGLAKTWLPVDMYVGGAEHACMHLLYARFITMALHDAGLVPFEEPFSCLRHQGVITNQGAKMSKSRGNVIAPEPYLEKYGSDVFRMFLMFMGPYSDGGDWSDSGIHGIARFRDRVWRLFDAECARKERPAETGAALRREFLRILHLTIREVTGDLEKFHFNTALSRLMEFSNFLQGSAEKLSEPDAREALKIFSQLLAPFAPHMGEELWERFITSPSAPLSRGEKGTSVFDCGWPGYDPKRIETEEISVVVQVNGRKRGEISVPKDAPEEQVKEKALADENVARHVPDAGKIARAVYVPGRLVNFVVK is encoded by the coding sequence ATGACCGCTTCCTACGACCCCAAGACCGTTGAGCCCAAGTGGCAGCGGCGCTGGGAGGATTCCCACGCGCACACGCCCGATCTGGCGGACGCGTCGGACAAGCTCTATTGCCTCGTCATGTTCAGCTACCCGTCGGGCGAAAAGCTCCACATCGGGCACTGGTACAACTACGGCCCCACGGACACCTGGGCGCGCTTCAAGCGCATGCAGGGGCGGAGAATTTTCGAGCCCATGGGGTTCGACGCCTTCGGCCTTCCCGCCGAAAACCACGCCATCAAGACGGGGAGCCACCCGAAGGATTTGACGGAGGAAAACACGGCCACCATGGAGCGGCAGATTCAAACTATCGGCGCCATGTACGACTGGACGCGCAAGGTGGACACCTCGAAGCCCGACTACTACCGGTGGACGCAGTGGGTTTTCTTAAAACTCCACGAACGCGGCCTCGCCTACAGGAAACTCGCCCCCGTGAACTGGTGCCCCTCGTGCCGGACCGTGCTCGCGAACGAGCAGGTGCAGGGCGGCGTCTGTGAGCGGTGCGAGAGCGAGGCCACGAAGAAGGACCTGGAGCAGTGGTTTTTCAAGATTACGGACCACGCGGAGCGTCTTTTGAAGGGGCTCGACACGCTCGACTGGCCGGAGAAGACGCTCGTGATGCAGCGCAACTGGATCGGCCGGAGCGAGGGCGCGAACCTCGTCTTCGACCTCGAGGGGCACGACGAGACGCTCACCGTCTTTACGACGCGCGCCGACACGCTCTTCGGCGCGACCTACATGGTGCTCGCGCCGGAGCACCCGTTCGTGGACGGGATAACGACCGGCGAGAACCGCGCCGCCGTCGAGGCCTACCGCGAGCAGGCGCGCCGCACGAGCGAGATCGACCGCACGTCGGCCGAGCGCGAAAAAACCGGCGTCTTCACGGGAGCCTACGCCCGGAACCCCGTCAACGGCGAGACGATTCCCGTGTGGATCGCCGACTACGTCCTGATGGGCTACGGCACGGGCGCCATCATGGCCGTGCCCGCGCACGACGAGCGCGACTTCGAGTTCGCCAAGCAGTTCAACCTGCCCATCCGCCAGGTCATCCGCCCGGAAGACGGGGCCTGGGACATGGAAGCGCAGGGCGCCTTCGTCGAGAGCGGCGTCATGATGAACTCGAAAGAATTCGACGGCATGCCGTCGGAGAAGGGGGGCAAGGCCGTGGTGGCCAAGCTGGGCCGCCGGAAGCGCGGCGAGGAGACCGTCCATTACCGGCTGCGGGACTGGCTCATCTCGCGCCAGCGCTACTGGGGCGCGCCCATTCCTATGCTTTATTGCGAGGCGTGCGGCATCGTGCCCGAGAAGGAGGAGAACCTGCCCGTGCTTCTTCCCTACGAGGTCGACCTCTCGAAATCGCGCTCGGAGAAGTCGCCGCTCGCGTTCGCGCCGTCGTTCGTTGCGGCGAAGTGCCCCGCCTGCGGCGGCGAGGCGAGGCGCGAGGTCGACACGATGGACACGTTCGTCGATTCGTCGTGGTACTTCCTGCGCTACATATCTCCGGACCTCGGGGAAAAGCCCTGGGACGACGGGCTCGCGAAGACGTGGCTTCCCGTTGACATGTACGTGGGCGGCGCCGAGCACGCGTGCATGCATCTTCTGTACGCGCGCTTCATCACGATGGCGCTCCACGACGCGGGGCTTGTGCCGTTCGAGGAGCCGTTTTCGTGCCTCCGCCACCAGGGCGTCATCACGAACCAGGGCGCGAAGATGTCCAAGTCGCGCGGCAACGTCATCGCGCCCGAGCCGTACCTGGAAAAGTACGGCTCGGACGTGTTCCGCATGTTCCTGATGTTCATGGGCCCCTATTCCGACGGCGGCGACTGGAGCGACAGCGGCATCCACGGCATCGCCCGCTTCCGCGACCGCGTGTGGCGGCTCTTTGACGCGGAGTGCGCGCGGAAGGAGCGCCCCGCGGAAACCGGCGCCGCGCTCCGCAGGGAATTTTTGAGAATCCTGCACCTGACCATCCGCGAGGTGACGGGGGACCTGGAAAAATTCCACTTCAACACCGCGCTCAGCCGCCTGATGGAATTTTCGAATTTCCTGCAGGGCTCCGCGGAAAAACTTTCCGAGCCGGACGCGAGGGAAGCGCTCAAAATTTTTTCGCAGCTCCTCGCGCCCTTCGCGCCGCACATGGGGGAGGAGCTGTGGGAGCGGTTTATAACCTCACCCTCCGCCCCCCTTTCTCGCGGGGAAAAAGGTACGAGCGTCTTCGACTGCGGCTGGCCGGGCTACGACCCGAAGCGGATCGAGACGGAGGAAATTTCCGTCGTCGTGCAGGTGAACGGCCGGAAGCGCGGCGAGATCTCGGTGCCGAAGGACGCCCCGGAGGAGCAGGTCAAGGAAAAAGCCCTCGCGGACGAGAACGTCGCGCGGCACGTTCCCGACGCCGGGAAAATCGCCCGCGCCGTCTACGTGCCGGGGCGGCTGGTTAATTTCGTGGTGAAATAG